A single genomic interval of Suncus etruscus isolate mSunEtr1 chromosome 12, mSunEtr1.pri.cur, whole genome shotgun sequence harbors:
- the LOC126024449 gene encoding ras-related protein Rab-13: MAKAYDHLFKLLLIGDSGVGKTCLIIRFAEDNFNSTYISTIGIDFKIRTVDIEGKKIKLQVWDTAGQERFKTITTAYYRGAMGIILVYDITDEKSFENIQNWMKSIKENASAGVERLLLGNKCDMEGKRKVQKEKADKLAQEYGIRFFETSAKSSMNVDEAFRSLARDILLKSVSRRSGNNKSSNTELKTCDRKNSSKCSMV; encoded by the coding sequence ATGGCCAAAGCCTACGACCACCTCTTCAAGCTGCTGCTCATCGGGGACTCGGGCGTGGGCAAGACGTGTCTGATCATCCGCTTTGCAGAGGACAACTTCAACAGTACTTACATCTCCACCATAGGAATTGATTTCAAGATCCGCACTGTGGATATAGAGGGAAAGAAGATCAAACTGCAAGTCTGGGACACAGCTGGCCAAGAACGATTCAAGACAATAACTACTGCCTATTATCGAGGAGCCATGGGCATCATCCTCGTATATGACATCACAGACGAGAAATCCTTTGAGAATATTCAGAACTGGATGAAGAGCATCAAAGAGAATGCATCAGCTGGAGTGGAGCGTCTCTTGTTGGGGAACAAGTGTGACATGGAAGGCAAGAGGAAGGTGCAGAAGGAGAAGGCTGATAAGTTGGCTCAGGAGTACGGAATTCGTTTTTTCGAGACAAGTGCCAAGTCCAGTATGAACGTGGATGAGGCCTTTAGATCTCTGGCCCGGGACATCCTGCTTAAATCTGTCAGCCGGCGGTCGGGAAATAACAAATCTTCCAACACTGAGCTGAAAACTTGTGACAGGAAGAACAGCAGCAAGTGTTCCATGGTTTGA